From Lolium perenne isolate Kyuss_39 chromosome 5, Kyuss_2.0, whole genome shotgun sequence, a single genomic window includes:
- the LOC139831603 gene encoding uncharacterized protein produces the protein MAPFEALYGRRCRTPLNWTETGESQVFGSDILRAAEEQVQLIRDRLRAAQSRQKSYADSKRRELTFCAGDFANLRVTPLKGMKRFHVKGKLAPRYIGPFKVLGRRGEVSYQLELPPELSEFHDVFHVSQLRRCLQAPNKTEVFKDIDYRAIDLNHDLTYRENPIRILEEAIRVTRRRKIKFFKVQWSNHSEDEATWEREDYLRQEFPHLFKLLAVESRDEILLRGEGYGLKIFLRIVKLKAYLG, from the exons atggccccctttgaagccctctaTGGGAGGAGATGCCGAACCCCTCTCAATTGGACCGAGACCGGAGAAAGCCAAGTGTTCGGGTCAGACATACTTCGGGCAGCAGAGGAACAAGTTCAGCTTATTCGTGACCGACTGAGAGCTGCACAGTCCCGccagaagagttacgctgactcCAAGCGTCGAGAGTTAACTTTCTGCGCCGGAGATTTCGCCAATCTCCGGGTAACCCCACTCAAAGGAATGAAACGTTTCCATGTCAAGGGCAAGCTTGCGCCTAGGTATATTGGTCCTTTCAAGGTActaggacgaagaggagaagtgTCTTACCAGCTTGAATTGCCCCCGGAATTGTCAGAGTTCcatgacgtcttccatgtctcccaacttCGGAGATGCCTCCAAGCACCAAACAAGACTGAAGTTTTTAAGGATATCGACTACCGTGCAATCGACCTCAATCACGACTTAACCTACAGAGAGAACCCCATCCGTATTCTAGAAGAAGCCATTAGGGTTACCCGCCGGAGGAAGATTAAATTCTTCAaggtccaatggagcaatcactctgaagatgaagccacctgggaaagagAGGATTATCTGAGACAGGAATTTCCACATCTGTTCAAGCTCCTAGCcgtggaatctcgggacgagattcttttaaggggggaag GGTATGGTCTTAAAATTTtccttaggattgtgaaattgaaAGCTTACCTAGGCTAA